Below is a genomic region from Kribbella qitaiheensis.
AGGGAGGCTGCGGTCCGTCCCCGGTGCCCCGCCGGCGGATTTCCACGCATCTACGCCGGATCGGCCGCCGCGTCCACGGCGGGTAGGTCGGCGCGGATGACGAGCAGCCGGTGCAGCATCGTCAGCTTGATCGTCGACTCCAGCGCCGGCCGGAGCCGCGCCAGACACAGGCTGCCACCGGCATCCGCCGCCAGTTGGTGGAGCCGCACGAACGCCCCCAGGCCGCTGGAGTCGCAGAAGGCCAGCTCGGCCAGATCCAGGATCACCGAGCGGCCCGCCTCGGCCGCCGGCTGGACGACCGCCATCAGGTCGCTGATGGTGCCGAAGTCCAGCTCGCCGTGGACGCCGATCACGACGTCGGGCCCTCGGTCCAGCACCTCGACCGACAGCATCTCTTCACTCACTGTGCGTGCCTCTTAGCTTGCGGGTGTCGATCAACTCCTGCGCGACGTCACGCAGTTTGGTGTTGTTCTGTTGTGAGTAGCGCTTGAGCATCTCGAACGCACGGACCTGGTCGGTGTCGAAGCGCTCCATCAGGATGCCCATCGCCTGCCCGACGAGCTTACGCGCGTCCACTGCGGCGGCCATGGCTTCACCATCCTGGGCCGAGGCGACGGCGATCGACGCGTGCCGGGCCAGGATGTGGGCGATCGCCTCGTCGTCGGCGCTGAAGGCGTTCGGCTCGGTGTTGAACAGCGACAGCACGCCGATGAGTTGCTGACTGATCCACATCGGCACGTGCAGGTACGACCTGACCGGGTACCGCGTGACCTTGGCCGCCCAGGCCGGCCAGCGCGTCTCGGTCTCGACATCCACGACGTGTACGACGACGCCCTCGCTCAGAGCTGTCTGTAGCGGGCCCTCGCCGAGATCGAACTGCAACTGATAGATCGCGGTGACCAGCGGGTCGGTCACCGCCGCGATCTCGCGGCTGCCCCGCAGCGTGAGCGTGACGCCGGCGTAGGAACAGGCCTCCGCCTGGAGCGCGAACTGCACGACCGCCTCGACCGTCTCGTCCACGCCGGCAGCGTCGTGAAGCTCGATCGCGAGCCGGGCGAAGGCGTCCGCTCCGAGCGTCTCCGACGGGCCCATCTCAACGGACAGGGTCGGCTGCTCCACCTGGTAGCTCCTGACCTCGGGGGGCCGAGCTGACTGATCCATGGCCATACGATGCCTCCCCGCGAGTTCCGCTCCACCTGCGACGCGGAATTAGAGCACAGACCGTTGCCTGACTGGAAGGGGAGCTCCCAGCGCCAGCAAGGC
It encodes:
- a CDS encoding STAS domain-containing protein, coding for MSEEMLSVEVLDRGPDVVIGVHGELDFGTISDLMAVVQPAAEAGRSVILDLAELAFCDSSGLGAFVRLHQLAADAGGSLCLARLRPALESTIKLTMLHRLLVIRADLPAVDAAADPA
- a CDS encoding GAF and ANTAR domain-containing protein, producing MGPSETLGADAFARLAIELHDAAGVDETVEAVVQFALQAEACSYAGVTLTLRGSREIAAVTDPLVTAIYQLQFDLGEGPLQTALSEGVVVHVVDVETETRWPAWAAKVTRYPVRSYLHVPMWISQQLIGVLSLFNTEPNAFSADDEAIAHILARHASIAVASAQDGEAMAAAVDARKLVGQAMGILMERFDTDQVRAFEMLKRYSQQNNTKLRDVAQELIDTRKLRGTHSE